The following coding sequences lie in one Anguilla rostrata isolate EN2019 chromosome 8, ASM1855537v3, whole genome shotgun sequence genomic window:
- the cdca8 gene encoding borealin, protein MAPRKRTTNKSRKNGPKMAKLEAFLDDFDSEVKTIVERLKEKTNSLLKDADNFYNMSLIKLPKAVRQMNWIEFCESEKKEKTPEENAKKEEVAAQVDSVMAEVHTIPPKSAKKVVPKHSRLAAASEDEENVPQNQTTVKKGKTTKKAPSTSKRAKAVSVSKQNTSIRKSNRKPLVTPARNLDCSLMGPTPLITPRFDSRLPKTPAVRVPRHQERIYSISVNGSPIAGGTNDIILNIPAENGECLQLLASEMDSVDLNQLDDATMHRIRLLQSRLTTLCGQSK, encoded by the exons ATGGCGCCCAGGAAAAGAACAACGAACAAAAGCCGTAAAAATGGGCCCAAGATGGCCAAACTGGAGGCCTTCCTCGATGACTTTGACAGTGAGG TAAAAACAATTGTGGAGAGACTGAAGGAGAAGACAAACAGCCTCCTTAAGGATGCAGACAATTTCTACAACATGAGCCTGATAAAGCTGCCCAAAGCAGTGCGGCAGATGAACTGGATTGAGTTCTGTG AGTctgagaagaaggagaagactCCAGAAGAAAATGCAAAG AAAGAGGAAGTGGCGGCTCAGGTGGACAGTGTCATGGCGGAGGTTCACACCATTCCACCCAAGTCTGCCAAGAAAG TGGTCCCGAAGCACAGCAGACTGGCGGCAGCTTCTGAGGATGAGGAGAACGTTCCCCAGAACCAGACTACCGTGAAGAAG ggtaaaacaacaaagaaagcGCCCTCCACTTCAAAAAGAGCCAAAGCTGTCTCGGTCAGCAAGCAGAACACGTCAATCAGGAA ATCCAACCGGAAGCCCCTTGTCACTCCGGCTCGCAACCTGGACTGCTCTCTCATGGGCCCTACTCCCCTGATCACCCCGCGCTTTGACTCCAG GCTCCCGAAAACGCCGGCGGTGAGAGTGCCCCGGCACCAAGAGAGGATCTACAGCATCTCCGTCAACGGCTCTCCCATCGCCGGGGGCACCAACGACATCATCCTGAACATCCCTGCTGAGAACGGAGAG TGCCTTCAGCTGCTGGCCAGTGAGATGGACTCTGTAGATCTGAACCAGCTGGATGATGCCACCATGCATCGCATCAGACTGCTTCAG agccGCCTCACCACTCTCTGTGGACAGTCAAAGTGA
- the airim gene encoding AFG2-interacting ribosome maturation factor, whose protein sequence is MSKPALMSLHQALKRSFHSLEQNHKVWNSVLEECVPLMGSLGNLAEQLLALNGVQMASTPLARFSDLQDRLRCKLLVAVDTVLDKLADKMCSLQKVRDAVGNQVTAAFQVYEQHADTLDLTTCLQRSAAAPSVADMLEWLQDAERYYRQQYLRRKALLQALKPGELSDLQNAHRRWEALATPEREDSVSDTLFRVSFFMDSP, encoded by the exons ATGTCGAAGCCTGCATTGATGTCGCTTCATCAAGCACTAAAAAGGAGCTTTCATTCTTTGGAGCAAAATCATAAAGTGTGGAATTCCGTACTGGAAGAATGTGTGCCCTTGATGGGCTCCCTGGGTAACCTCGCCGAGCAGCTACTAGCGCTCAACGGCGTACAGATGGCAAGCACGCCTTTGGCTCGGTTCTCTGACCTGCAAGATCGCCTCCGTTGCAAGCTTCTGGTGGCTGTGGACACCGTCCTCGACAAACTTGCTGACAAAAT gTGTTCCTTGCAGAAGGTAAGGGATGCAGTGGGTAACCAGGTAACGGCTGCATTCCAAGTGTATGAGCAGCATGCAGACACTCTGGACCTGACCACCTGTCTGCAGAGGTCAGCAGCTGCCCCCTCCGTCGCAGACATGCTGGAGTGGCTGCAGGATGCAGAACGCTACTACAGGCAGCA GTACCTGAGGAGAAAGGCTCTATTGCAGGCACTGAAGCCCGGTGAGCTCTCTGACCTGCAGAACGCACACAGGAGGTGGGAGGCTCTGGCCACACCCGAGCGAGAGGACAGTGTCTCAG ACACGCTGTTCAGAGTGTCCTTTTTCATGGACTCTCCCTGA
- the cldn35 gene encoding claudin-4, giving the protein MVNTSLQLISFTCAVTGWVMAIAVTALPQWKVTAFIGSNILTSEIVWEGIWMNCVYQTTGQMQCKTYESMLALPPDVQAARALMCLAIFLGWLSCTVSCCGMKCTTCAGDDRQAKAAIALSGGVLFILTGLCVLVPVSWTANSVIRDFYNPAVPGVRKRELGQAIYLGWAAAVILMLSGAVLSCTCPHGDRRGYRRGYMGRSFANTRASAPEPPKPISTSSLPLKEYV; this is encoded by the coding sequence ATGGTGAACACGAGCCTGCAGCTGATCAGCTTCACCTGCGCGGTGACGGGCTGGGTGATGGCCATCGCCGTGACGGCGCTTCCGCAGTGGAAGGTCACGGCCTTCATCGGCAGCAACATCCTCACCTCCGAGATCGTGTGGGAGGGGATCTGGATGAACTGCGTCTATCAGACCACGGGCCAGATGCAGTGCAAGACGTACGAGTCCATGCTGGCGCTGCCGCCGGACGTGCAGGCCGCGCGGGCGCTCATGTGCCTGGCCATATTCCTGGGCTGGCTCTCCTGCACCGTGTCCTGCTGCGGCATGAAGTGCACCACCTGCGCCGGCGACGACCGGCAGGCCAAGGCCGCCATCGCGCTGAGCGGCGGCGTGCTCTTCATCCTCACGGGCCTGTGCGTGCTGGTGCCCGTCTCCTGGACCGCCAACAGCGTGATCCGGGACTTCTACAACCCGGCCGTGCCCGGGGTGCGCAAGCGCGAGCTGGGCCAGGCCATCTACCTGGGCTGGGCCGCCGCCGTCATCCTCATGCTGAGCGGGGCCGTGCTCAGCTGCACCTGTCCCCACGGCGACAGGAGGGGCTACCGCCGCGGCTACATGGGCCGCAGCTTCGCCAACACCCGCGCCTCCGCCCCCGAGCCCCCAAAACCCATCTCCACCAGCAGCCTGCCGCTGAAGGAGTACGTCTGA
- the LOC135261189 gene encoding major histocompatibility complex class I-related gene protein-like — MVLSRSYTYAVVFLALIKKTHTGSHSLWVMATFIAGETQFPKFSAVLMVDDVQVEYFDSNESKVIMRRHWKAEDVIEEADLKNTVMSMIRDHLNVYFQQLKPRFNHTSGVHTYQRMTGCELNDEDESPLMLWDAYDGIDTRSYNKGAYIHNPLLPELMWSKLKIEASKLVNTNLYQPLCIRTLKNYLQQEKNTVKRKVRPKVRVIQKTHPESGTLQVICLATGFYPRHINMTLLRDGRTIPEEYLLTGDLLPNGDGTYQQRRILDISSEEMKERHNYTCTVTHTSLSNKLDVTWEPGPAPDVTFIAVVVSVAVCAVVLLVLAVAAFIKWKRRSAGLQGYHPPVSSTTLNKEENDISSSSSSL, encoded by the exons ATGGTTCTTTCACGATCGTACACGTACGCAGTCGTGTTTCTTGCTTTAATAAAAAAGACTCATACAG GTTCTCACTCTCTGTGGGTGATGGCTACATTCATAGCAGGAGAAACACAGTTCCCAAAGTTCAGTGCTGTGTTGATGGTGGATGACGTGCAAGTGGAATACTTTGACAGTAACGAGAGTAAAGTCATCATGCGGAGACACTGGAAAGCGGAGGATGTTATTGAAGAGGCAGACCTGAAAAACACCGTTATGTCGATGATTCGTGACCacttaaatgtatattttcaacaGTTGAAGCCGCGTTTTAATCACACTAGTG gGGTTCATACATATCAGCGAATGACTGGATGTGAGCTGAACGATGAAGATGAAAGTCCACTGATGTTGTGGGATGCTTATGATGGCATTGACACAAGGAGTTATAACAAGGGTGCCTACATACACAATCCCCTTTTACCAGAGTTAATGTGGAGTAAGTTAAAGATAGAGGCCTCAAAACTAGTGAATACCAACTTATACCAGCCCCTGTGCATCAGGACACTCAAGAACTACCTACAACAAGAGAAAAATACAGTAAAGAGAAAAG TGCGTCCCAAAGTCAGGGTGATACAGAAGACACACCCAGAGTCGGGGACGCTGCAGGTGATCTGTTTGGCCACAGGCTTCTACCCCCGTCACATTAATATGACCCTGCTGAGAGACGGGCGGACCATTCCAGAGGAGTACCTGCTCACTGGAGACCTCCTCCCCAATGGAGATGGCACGTACCAGCAGAGGAGGATCCTGGACATCAGCTCCGAGGAGATGAAGGAAAGACACAATTACACCTGCACTGTCACGCACACAAGCCTGAGCAACAAACTGGACGTCACCTGGG AACCGGGGCCTGCTCCGGACGTCACATTCATCGCTGTTGTTGTGTccgtggctgtgtgtgcggtCGTGCTTCTGGTCTTAGCCGTGGCTGCGTTCATTAAGTGGAAGAGGAGATCTGCAG GTCTACAGGGATACCATCCACCTGTCTCCAGTACAACGCTGA acaaagaagaaaatgaCATATCTTCAAGCTCTTCCAGCTTATAA